From the Streptomyces syringium genome, one window contains:
- a CDS encoding UdgX family uracil-DNA binding protein (This protein belongs to the uracil DNA glycosylase superfamily, members of which act in excision repair of DNA. However, it belongs more specifically to UdgX branch, whose founding member was found to bind uracil in DNA (where it does not belong), without cleaving it, appears to promote DNA repair by a pathway involving RecA, rather than base excision.): MPDPDDYDAGPFVPEAADLAALREAAAGCAGCPLFREATQTVFGSGTTTARLMLVGEQPGDQEDRQGEPFVGPAGGVLTRAIAEAGIDPAQTYVTNAVKHFKFERPAGGKRRIHKAPNLREISACKPWLTSELHLVSPEVVVALGATAGKSLLGSSFRVSQQRGVPLTLPSPDGNGDEGTLVATIHPSAVLRAGDQARKDAYAGLVSDLKVAARLLR, encoded by the coding sequence ATGCCGGACCCCGATGACTACGACGCCGGGCCCTTCGTGCCCGAGGCCGCGGATCTCGCCGCGCTGCGGGAGGCCGCGGCGGGCTGCGCGGGCTGCCCGCTGTTCCGGGAGGCCACGCAGACGGTCTTCGGCTCCGGCACCACGACGGCGCGGCTGATGCTCGTGGGCGAACAGCCCGGCGACCAGGAGGACCGGCAGGGAGAGCCCTTCGTCGGGCCCGCGGGAGGTGTGCTGACCCGGGCCATCGCCGAGGCGGGCATCGACCCGGCGCAGACGTATGTGACCAACGCGGTCAAGCACTTCAAGTTCGAGCGGCCGGCGGGGGGAAAGCGCCGTATCCACAAGGCCCCGAACCTGCGGGAGATCAGCGCGTGCAAGCCCTGGCTGACCTCCGAACTGCACCTGGTCTCCCCCGAGGTGGTCGTCGCGCTCGGTGCCACGGCGGGGAAGTCGCTGCTCGGTTCCTCGTTCCGCGTCAGCCAACAGCGCGGCGTGCCCTTGACGCTGCCTTCCCCGGACGGGAACGGGGACGAGGGGACGCTCGTGGCGACCATCCACCCCTCGGCCGTGCTGCGTGCGGGCGACCAGGCCCGGAAGGACGCGTACGCGGGCCTGGTGTCGGATCTGAAGGTGGCCGCCCGGCTCCTGCGCTGA
- a CDS encoding helix-turn-helix domain-containing protein — MLERELRAFISTAEIGRMDRAAKMLGYSQPAVSYQIRCLEQTLGAKLFVRGSAGARLTPEGRMILPSARAVLTLIDSMKDVCEV, encoded by the coding sequence ATGCTCGAGCGGGAGCTCCGCGCTTTCATCTCCACCGCGGAGATCGGGCGGATGGACAGGGCGGCGAAGATGCTGGGGTACTCCCAGCCCGCCGTCAGCTATCAGATCAGGTGCCTGGAGCAGACACTGGGCGCCAAGCTGTTCGTCCGGGGCTCGGCCGGAGCCCGGCTGACGCCCGAGGGCCGCATGATCCTGCCGTCGGCGCGGGCCGTGCTCACGCTCATCGACAGCATGAAGGACGTGTGCGAGGTCTGA
- a CDS encoding nuclear transport factor 2 family protein, whose protein sequence is MPRHTENLEAIHAAYRAFRARDLGGLLEVLDPGIEWVHPLGMAEFGLGGTKSGHAGVKQFLARVPLVLGGMRLEPQEFIESGDRVVVFGVRQVTSVTGHTETLDFIHSWTMRDGRAVRMEDVFDTVLFHRLIRAEGPMADEPADALVGSVAA, encoded by the coding sequence ATGCCTCGTCACACCGAGAACCTCGAAGCGATCCACGCCGCCTACCGTGCCTTCCGGGCGCGCGACCTGGGGGGACTGCTGGAGGTCCTGGACCCCGGGATCGAGTGGGTGCATCCGCTGGGGATGGCCGAGTTCGGCCTGGGCGGCACCAAGTCGGGCCACGCCGGAGTCAAACAGTTCCTGGCGCGGGTGCCCCTGGTGCTGGGCGGCATGAGACTGGAGCCCCAGGAGTTCATCGAGTCCGGCGACCGGGTGGTGGTGTTCGGCGTCCGGCAGGTCACCTCCGTCACCGGTCACACCGAGACGCTCGACTTCATCCACTCCTGGACCATGCGCGACGGCCGGGCCGTCCGCATGGAGGACGTCTTCGACACCGTCCTGTTCCACCGGCTGATCCGGGCCGAGGGCCCCATGGCGGACGAGCCTGCGGACGCCCTGGTGGGATCCGTCGCCGCCTGA
- a CDS encoding NAD-dependent epimerase/dehydratase family protein, giving the protein MTGKKILVTGGTGQVARPVAEALAAGNDVWCLGRFGTPGVERELRERGITTWRWDMDDTSEYALKGLPEDFTHVIHSAVRRGEDGDFNAAVEVNAVAAGRLMTHCRTAEAFLYVSTGALYARQTLDHAYTESDPVDGVADWLPAYPVGKIATEGAVRAFARVLGLPTTIARLNIAYGPGGYGGVPMLYFQRMLAGEPIAVPRSGQNWCSLLYTDDLVAQVPRLWDAASVPSTLVNWGGDESVGITDCVRHIEELTGVPARLVPSDVTRETYRFDPTLRRALTGPCEVTWRDGIHRTLEALYPDHIKR; this is encoded by the coding sequence ATGACGGGCAAGAAGATCCTGGTCACCGGGGGCACCGGGCAGGTCGCCCGGCCGGTCGCTGAGGCACTCGCCGCCGGGAACGACGTGTGGTGCCTCGGCCGGTTCGGCACCCCGGGCGTGGAGCGGGAGCTGCGCGAGCGGGGCATCACCACCTGGCGCTGGGACATGGACGACACCAGTGAGTACGCGCTGAAGGGCCTGCCCGAGGACTTCACGCACGTCATCCATTCCGCCGTGCGCCGCGGCGAGGACGGTGACTTCAACGCGGCCGTCGAGGTCAACGCGGTCGCGGCCGGCCGGCTGATGACGCACTGCCGCACCGCGGAGGCGTTCCTCTACGTCTCCACGGGCGCCCTCTACGCCCGGCAGACCCTGGACCACGCGTACACCGAGTCCGACCCGGTCGACGGGGTGGCCGACTGGCTGCCCGCGTACCCGGTCGGCAAGATCGCGACCGAGGGCGCGGTACGGGCCTTCGCCCGGGTGCTCGGGCTGCCCACCACCATCGCCCGGCTCAACATCGCGTACGGCCCCGGCGGGTACGGCGGGGTGCCGATGCTGTACTTCCAGCGGATGCTGGCCGGCGAGCCGATCGCGGTGCCCCGCTCGGGCCAGAACTGGTGCTCGTTGCTGTACACCGACGACCTGGTCGCCCAGGTCCCACGGCTGTGGGACGCGGCCTCGGTGCCCTCCACCCTGGTCAACTGGGGCGGCGACGAGTCCGTCGGGATCACCGACTGCGTGCGTCACATCGAGGAGCTCACCGGAGTGCCGGCGCGTCTCGTGCCGAGTGATGTCACGCGGGAGACCTACCGGTTCGACCCCACCCTGCGCCGCGCCCTGACCGGGCCGTGCGAGGTGACCTGGCGGGACGGTATCCACCGCACCCTCGAAGCGCTGTACCCCGATCACATCAAACGCTGA
- a CDS encoding non-ribosomal peptide synthetase, giving the protein MAILAPENAMPETAVPAYLAAECRTSGTGTSTDTRSIAGLLLRAAREHPDSGLRHCRGGAGAPSHFQTYPELLDEARRVLTALRARGVRPRQNVVLLLDRPQEFLTAFWACVLGGFVPCPMTPPAGDPERWAAQLAHVDALLGKPLLIAGESAHAELPQAADITVTTLGSLYGEQPAERFHEAEPQDTAVLMLTSGSTGNSKAVRLTHANLLASMAGKNGYHRLTATDTTLNWVSFDHVAALLECHLLPLYAGSRQLHVEPGVVIGEPAEFLRLASHHGVTMTFTPNFLLGMLNAAADRITEEPLNLSRLRHVISGGEAVPRATGEAFLARFAPLGLAPDTLWPAFGMTETCAGSVYSRHFPAADRDREFANLGTPVEGLRMRVADERDRALPEGEIGELQLSGPMITPGYYNDVRATADAFTSDGWFRSGDLGRIDEGRLSLVGRSKDCVIVNGVNYFSHEIETVLEQLDGVARSYVTAFPIRPAGSDTEQLVIAFHSETPADDEAALYRVLTAVRSTVVMHWGFRPALVLPLPKAAFPKTSLGKTQRAVMRRRLEDGRYDAAVERVAELTLRRLGGYTAPEGETERILTEIYAEMFDTEPSRVSVTASFFDLGGTSLDILRLRHQVARRLGVTDLEVVTLLTAPTVRALAARLARRGEADGQAYDPIVPLQTSGDKTPLFCVHPGVGEVLVFVNLAKYFVDDRPFYALRARGFNEHEKPFASFTEMVDTYVAAIRSRQPHGPYAVAGYSYGGAVAFEIAKVLESEGERVDFVGSFNLPPHIKYRMEELDFVETAANLAFFLALIDKKQSLELPGLLRGLTREEQLARIIDLAPKRRLTELDLDLRKFNAWAELADGLTDLGRTYQPSGAVRSMSVFYAVPLRGTKEDWLRHELRRWDEHTTGTARYLDVPGEHYTLMGPRHVAAFQAILRRELDRALGDGEGGTA; this is encoded by the coding sequence ATGGCCATCCTCGCGCCCGAAAACGCCATGCCCGAAACCGCCGTACCCGCATATCTCGCGGCCGAATGCCGCACATCCGGCACCGGCACTTCCACGGACACCCGGTCCATAGCGGGCCTCCTCCTGCGAGCCGCCCGCGAGCATCCCGACTCCGGTCTGCGCCACTGCCGGGGCGGCGCCGGCGCCCCCTCGCACTTCCAGACCTACCCGGAACTGCTGGACGAGGCCCGTCGCGTCCTCACCGCGCTGCGCGCCCGGGGAGTGCGCCCGCGGCAGAACGTGGTCCTGCTGCTGGACCGGCCGCAGGAGTTCCTCACCGCCTTCTGGGCCTGTGTGCTCGGCGGTTTCGTGCCCTGCCCCATGACCCCGCCCGCCGGGGACCCCGAGCGCTGGGCGGCCCAACTGGCCCATGTCGACGCCCTCCTGGGCAAGCCCTTACTGATTGCCGGCGAGTCGGCACACGCCGAGCTCCCGCAGGCCGCGGACATCACCGTCACCACCCTCGGCTCCCTCTACGGGGAGCAGCCCGCCGAACGCTTCCACGAGGCGGAGCCGCAGGACACCGCGGTGCTGATGCTGACCTCCGGCTCCACCGGCAACTCCAAGGCGGTGCGGCTCACGCACGCCAATCTGCTGGCGTCCATGGCCGGCAAGAACGGCTACCACCGGCTCACTGCCACGGACACCACACTGAACTGGGTCTCCTTCGACCATGTGGCGGCGCTGCTGGAGTGCCATCTGCTGCCGCTGTACGCCGGGAGCCGGCAGCTGCACGTCGAACCCGGGGTCGTCATCGGCGAACCCGCCGAGTTCCTGCGGCTCGCCTCCCACCACGGCGTCACCATGACGTTCACCCCCAACTTCCTTCTGGGGATGCTGAACGCGGCCGCCGACCGCATCACCGAGGAGCCGCTTAACCTGTCGCGGCTGCGGCACGTCATCAGCGGCGGCGAGGCCGTCCCCCGCGCGACCGGCGAGGCGTTCCTCGCCCGCTTCGCGCCCCTCGGCCTCGCGCCCGACACGCTGTGGCCCGCCTTCGGGATGACCGAGACCTGCGCGGGCAGCGTCTACTCCCGTCATTTCCCCGCGGCCGACCGGGACCGGGAGTTCGCCAATCTGGGCACCCCCGTCGAGGGCCTGCGCATGAGGGTCGCGGACGAGCGGGACCGCGCCCTGCCCGAGGGCGAGATCGGTGAACTCCAGCTGTCCGGCCCCATGATCACCCCCGGTTACTACAACGACGTCCGGGCCACCGCCGACGCCTTCACCTCCGACGGCTGGTTCCGCAGCGGTGACCTCGGCCGGATCGACGAGGGGCGGCTCAGTCTCGTCGGGCGGAGCAAGGACTGCGTCATCGTCAACGGCGTCAACTACTTCAGCCACGAGATCGAGACCGTGCTGGAGCAGCTCGACGGGGTCGCGCGGTCCTACGTCACCGCGTTCCCGATCCGCCCGGCCGGCAGCGACACCGAGCAGCTGGTGATCGCCTTCCACAGCGAGACGCCCGCCGACGACGAGGCCGCGCTGTACCGCGTGCTGACCGCCGTGCGCTCCACCGTGGTGATGCACTGGGGATTCCGCCCCGCCCTGGTCCTCCCGCTGCCCAAGGCCGCCTTCCCGAAGACCAGCCTGGGCAAGACGCAGCGCGCGGTGATGCGCCGCCGGCTGGAGGACGGACGGTACGACGCGGCCGTCGAGCGCGTCGCCGAGCTCACCCTGCGCCGCCTCGGCGGCTACACGGCGCCCGAGGGGGAGACCGAGCGGATCCTGACGGAGATCTACGCCGAGATGTTCGACACCGAGCCGTCGCGCGTCAGTGTCACGGCGAGCTTCTTCGACCTCGGCGGGACGTCCCTGGACATCCTGCGACTGCGCCACCAGGTCGCCCGGCGGCTCGGGGTGACGGACCTGGAGGTCGTCACCCTGCTCACGGCCCCCACGGTCCGCGCGCTGGCCGCCCGGCTCGCGCGGCGCGGCGAGGCGGACGGGCAGGCGTACGACCCGATCGTGCCCCTGCAGACCAGCGGCGACAAGACACCGCTGTTCTGTGTGCACCCCGGGGTCGGCGAGGTGCTGGTCTTCGTCAACCTCGCGAAGTACTTCGTGGACGACCGGCCGTTCTACGCCCTGCGCGCCCGCGGCTTCAACGAGCACGAGAAGCCGTTCGCCTCCTTCACGGAGATGGTCGACACCTATGTGGCGGCCATCAGGAGCAGACAGCCGCACGGTCCGTACGCCGTCGCCGGGTACTCCTACGGCGGGGCGGTGGCCTTCGAGATCGCCAAGGTCCTGGAGTCCGAGGGCGAGCGCGTGGACTTCGTCGGCAGCTTCAATCTGCCGCCGCACATCAAGTACCGCATGGAGGAGCTCGACTTCGTCGAGACCGCGGCCAACCTCGCGTTCTTCCTCGCTCTGATCGACAAGAAGCAGTCACTGGAGCTGCCGGGCCTGCTCCGGGGCCTGACCCGCGAGGAGCAGCTCGCCCGCATCATCGACCTGGCACCGAAGCGCCGCCTGACCGAACTGGACCTGGACCTGCGGAAGTTCAACGCCTGGGCCGAGCTGGCCGACGGCCTCACCGACCTCGGCCGCACCTATCAGCCCAGCGGCGCGGTCCGCTCGATGTCGGTCTTCTACGCGGTCCCGCTGCGCGGCACCAAGGAGGACTGGCTGCGCCACGAACTCCGCCGCTGGGACGAACACACCACCGGGACGGCCCGCTACCTCGACGTACCCGGCGAGCACTACACACTGATGGGCCCACGGCACGTGGCCGCGTTCCAGGCGATCCTGCGCCGCGAGCTCGACCGTGCCCTGGGCGACGGCGAAGGGGGAACGGCATGA
- a CDS encoding helix-turn-helix transcriptional regulator codes for MEQALLEADALIESTLSLHQERFEAPVLLSRLDGNLVADAVDQFLDGVRHSVSVTVTGAGAFVAAVTHALAERAPEAAARSGSGSAPRVAVRMLWAANAVPELLALADQVRDVPMEIRVAEGEMRELLVVDGAVALVHSKAASPDGHAAVVKDPAAVRALELLFAGAWSGARPLSVHLGLGTRLRTDMARRILEKLRAGYTDEEAAGEVGVSLRTYRRHVAEIMRELDATSRFQAGVRAVELGLLPDRTV; via the coding sequence GTGGAGCAGGCCCTGCTGGAAGCCGACGCTTTGATCGAATCCACACTTTCCTTGCACCAGGAGCGGTTCGAGGCCCCGGTGCTGCTCTCGCGCCTGGACGGCAATCTCGTCGCGGACGCCGTGGACCAGTTCCTCGACGGCGTACGGCACTCGGTGAGCGTCACCGTGACCGGAGCCGGAGCGTTCGTGGCGGCGGTCACGCACGCACTCGCGGAGCGCGCCCCGGAGGCTGCCGCCCGCAGTGGCTCCGGATCCGCCCCGCGGGTCGCGGTGCGGATGCTCTGGGCGGCGAACGCCGTGCCCGAACTGCTCGCCCTGGCCGACCAAGTGCGCGACGTACCCATGGAAATCAGGGTGGCCGAGGGGGAGATGCGCGAGCTGCTCGTCGTCGACGGAGCCGTGGCGCTGGTGCACTCGAAGGCCGCGAGCCCCGACGGGCACGCCGCCGTCGTGAAGGACCCCGCCGCGGTTCGAGCACTTGAACTCCTTTTCGCGGGTGCCTGGTCCGGGGCCCGCCCGCTCTCCGTGCATCTCGGGCTGGGCACCCGGCTGCGCACCGACATGGCGCGCAGGATCCTCGAGAAGCTCCGCGCCGGCTACACCGACGAGGAGGCGGCGGGCGAGGTGGGCGTATCGCTGCGCACCTACCGCCGCCACGTCGCGGAGATCATGCGTGAACTCGACGCGACCTCGCGCTTCCAGGCGGGTGTACGCGCGGTGGAACTGGGGCTGCTGCCGGACAGGACCGTCTAG
- a CDS encoding LuxR family transcriptional regulator, whose product MSAHGAPEGDLEQALREIRALIETAVSQHRSQLTGSRLIDTVDGGYGEILDTAQELINGAVESVDIIHGRSVGHEGHPREAERDLLSDAPDAVRVRLLSSPALLDEYFVREQAGRHRPVSIRVAGLPPIQALIVDGSRGLVVAESALGRRASVVQAPEILHALLTLVEGVWRGAVPVNDRIFFGDQSRADLARQILGALRAGVTDEVAARELTVSVRTYRRYVAEIMTLLGARSRFQAGVRAAELRLLPPSWTTGPSGSGPGRTAPDRSMAAS is encoded by the coding sequence ATGAGCGCGCACGGAGCCCCCGAAGGCGACCTCGAGCAGGCGCTCCGCGAGATCCGGGCGTTGATCGAGACGGCCGTCAGCCAGCACCGCAGCCAGCTGACCGGCAGCCGGCTGATCGACACGGTCGACGGCGGATACGGCGAGATCCTCGACACCGCGCAGGAGCTGATCAATGGCGCCGTGGAGAGCGTGGACATCATCCACGGCCGCAGCGTCGGACACGAGGGCCATCCACGGGAAGCCGAACGCGACCTGCTCTCCGACGCCCCCGACGCCGTCCGGGTGCGACTGCTCAGCTCGCCCGCCCTGCTGGACGAGTACTTTGTGCGCGAACAGGCCGGACGCCACCGCCCGGTGTCGATCCGGGTGGCCGGACTTCCCCCGATCCAGGCGCTGATCGTCGACGGCTCCCGCGGCCTGGTGGTCGCAGAGTCCGCGCTCGGCCGCCGGGCCTCCGTCGTCCAGGCGCCGGAGATCCTCCACGCCCTGCTCACCCTGGTCGAGGGCGTCTGGCGGGGAGCGGTGCCCGTGAACGACCGCATCTTCTTCGGCGACCAGTCACGGGCCGACCTCGCCCGGCAGATCCTCGGCGCGCTGCGCGCCGGCGTGACCGACGAGGTGGCCGCCAGGGAGCTGACCGTCTCGGTCCGCACCTACCGGCGCTACGTCGCCGAGATCATGACGCTGCTGGGCGCCCGCTCCCGCTTCCAGGCAGGCGTACGCGCGGCCGAGCTGAGGCTGCTGCCACCGTCCTGGACGACCGGCCCCTCGGGTTCCGGGCCGGGACGGACGGCACCGGACCGGTCCATGGCAGCTTCCTGA
- a CDS encoding ACP S-malonyltransferase, whose protein sequence is MPIALVFPGQGTQRQGMGEPWRETASWCVTAEVSEATGEDISEILLRASDEDLRRTDLAQLAVFTVSVMAHAEAVRRGAIDGTVVACAGHSLGEYTALTAAGVLTVREAAALVAARGRAMREAARQREGTMGVLVAAPLPDVRQLVEELRESGAEVWVANINAPGQTVVSGTVEGVERAAGAAPSIGAKMIRLRVGGAFHSPLMEPAADVLSRALKNTLFAPSRLPVVANVDAEPYAGICDWPALGARQLTAPVLWEESVRTLVDRLGCRRLIELGPGKTLAGLVRRISPDTPVLSVNSPDVLG, encoded by the coding sequence ATGCCGATCGCCCTGGTATTTCCCGGACAGGGAACTCAGCGCCAAGGGATGGGTGAACCCTGGCGGGAGACCGCCTCCTGGTGCGTCACCGCCGAGGTATCCGAGGCAACCGGCGAGGACATATCCGAAATCCTTCTGCGCGCCTCCGACGAGGACCTGCGCAGAACCGATCTCGCCCAACTCGCCGTCTTCACCGTCTCCGTGATGGCTCACGCCGAGGCGGTGCGCCGCGGTGCGATCGACGGCACCGTGGTCGCCTGCGCGGGGCACAGCCTCGGCGAGTACACCGCACTGACCGCGGCCGGTGTGCTGACCGTCCGTGAGGCCGCGGCGCTGGTCGCCGCCCGCGGCCGCGCCATGCGGGAGGCGGCACGGCAGCGCGAGGGCACCATGGGGGTCCTCGTCGCCGCGCCGCTGCCCGACGTGCGGCAACTCGTGGAGGAACTGCGCGAGTCGGGGGCCGAGGTGTGGGTGGCCAACATCAACGCCCCCGGTCAGACCGTGGTCTCCGGCACCGTCGAAGGCGTCGAGCGGGCCGCCGGGGCGGCGCCCTCCATCGGAGCCAAGATGATCCGTCTGCGGGTGGGCGGCGCCTTCCACAGCCCGCTCATGGAGCCCGCCGCGGACGTCCTGTCCAGGGCCCTGAAGAACACCCTCTTCGCGCCTTCCCGCCTGCCGGTGGTCGCGAATGTGGACGCCGAGCCCTACGCCGGCATCTGCGACTGGCCGGCGCTCGGCGCCCGGCAGCTGACCGCCCCCGTGCTGTGGGAGGAAAGCGTGCGTACCCTCGTCGACCGGCTGGGCTGCCGCCGGCTGATCGAGCTGGGCCCGGGCAAGACCCTGGCCGGGCTGGTCCGCCGGATCTCCCCGGACACCCCGGTGCTGTCCGTGAACAGCCCCGACGTGCTGGGCTGA
- a CDS encoding thioesterase II family protein codes for MAVDIRSTWLRRFTTPAPPRLRLLCLPHAGGSASFFHPWGRAFEDDVEVMVARYPGRQERIADPFVTTMEGMADALVEELGPYTDTPLALFGHSMGASIGYELTLRLRERYGVAPAALLVSGRKPPHLLTPRTTDLDDDDSIVAEVGRLGGADAALLADPDLRELVLPAIRTDFRIVADYPARPGVPLPCPVVAYVGDSDPDVDPVSVSGWSDLAPGGFDMVVLPGDHFYLIDRRTELIADIRARLEALRP; via the coding sequence ATGGCAGTAGACATCCGAAGCACCTGGCTGCGCCGGTTCACCACCCCGGCCCCACCCCGGCTGCGCCTGCTCTGCCTCCCGCACGCCGGGGGCTCAGCGAGCTTCTTCCACCCCTGGGGGCGCGCCTTCGAGGACGACGTGGAGGTGATGGTCGCCCGCTATCCCGGGCGCCAGGAGCGGATCGCCGATCCGTTCGTCACCACCATGGAGGGGATGGCCGACGCGCTCGTCGAGGAGCTCGGGCCGTACACGGACACGCCGTTGGCCCTCTTCGGCCACAGCATGGGCGCCTCCATCGGCTACGAGCTGACCCTGCGGCTGCGGGAGCGGTACGGCGTGGCACCCGCCGCGTTGCTGGTGTCCGGCCGTAAGCCGCCGCACCTGCTCACGCCCCGCACGACCGATCTCGACGACGACGACAGCATCGTCGCCGAGGTCGGCCGGCTCGGTGGTGCCGATGCCGCCCTGCTGGCGGACCCCGACCTGCGTGAGCTCGTACTCCCCGCCATCCGGACGGACTTCCGCATCGTCGCCGACTACCCGGCCCGCCCCGGGGTCCCGCTGCCGTGCCCCGTCGTCGCGTACGTCGGAGACAGCGATCCCGATGTGGACCCCGTGTCCGTCTCCGGCTGGTCCGACCTCGCCCCGGGGGGATTCGACATGGTGGTCCTGCCCGGCGACCACTTCTATCTGATCGACCGGCGGACGGAACTCATCGCCGACATCCGCGCGCGACTGGAGGCGCTCCGTCCCTGA